One window of Candidatus Mycobacterium wuenschmannii genomic DNA carries:
- a CDS encoding FKBP-type peptidyl-prolyl cis-trans isomerase → MNLSRICSSAGIAACAASAVVAVAACSSDKPAASHTSTGPASAPAMTAPEAPATTDTGCPTQAPAPGGAPEWTVSGATGSVAVTGSTDKTAPLITVTEPFSVGETQVHTLQAGDGPVVAPAATVSVCYMGVDGRDGKVFDSSYDRGTPAQFPLDGVVPGFQKAIAGQKVGSTVAVAMSSADGYPEGQPQAGIQKGDSLIFAIKILSAGS, encoded by the coding sequence GTGAACCTCTCGCGTATCTGCTCCTCTGCCGGCATCGCCGCCTGCGCCGCATCGGCCGTTGTCGCGGTCGCCGCGTGCAGCTCCGACAAGCCGGCCGCGTCGCACACGTCCACCGGACCGGCCAGCGCGCCCGCCATGACCGCGCCCGAGGCGCCGGCGACAACGGACACCGGCTGCCCCACCCAGGCTCCTGCACCAGGCGGTGCGCCGGAGTGGACGGTGAGCGGGGCGACCGGCAGTGTCGCCGTGACCGGTTCGACGGACAAGACCGCACCACTGATCACCGTGACCGAACCGTTCAGCGTTGGCGAGACCCAAGTGCACACGCTGCAGGCCGGCGACGGCCCTGTGGTGGCGCCCGCGGCGACAGTCTCGGTCTGCTACATGGGCGTCGACGGCCGCGATGGAAAGGTGTTCGACAGCTCTTACGACCGCGGCACCCCCGCCCAGTTCCCCCTCGACGGCGTGGTACCCGGCTTCCAGAAGGCGATCGCCGGACAGAAGGTCGGCTCCACCGTGGCCGTCGCGATGAGCTCCGCCGACGGCTACCCCGAGGGCCAGCCCCAGGCCGGCATCCAGAAGGGCGACAGCCTGATCTTCGCGATCAAGATCCTCAGCGCGGGAAGCTGA
- a CDS encoding DUF3072 domain-containing protein, whose protein sequence is MSDNTQQAPNETAEKDPADWVTGDEPMTGPQRSYLHTLAQEAGREVPDGLSKADASSLIDELQHSTGRGAE, encoded by the coding sequence ATGAGCGACAACACGCAACAAGCGCCGAACGAGACGGCGGAGAAAGACCCGGCGGACTGGGTGACCGGCGATGAGCCGATGACGGGGCCGCAGCGCAGCTACCTGCACACACTCGCTCAGGAAGCCGGGCGCGAGGTGCCCGACGGTCTCAGCAAGGCCGACGCGTCAAGCCTGATCGACGAGTTGCAGCACAGCACCGGGCGCGGCGCGGAATAG
- a CDS encoding DoxX family protein encodes MATNVKLSLARHGARVVLGAFLVFAGISHLTFARDTFRAQVPHWLPLDADFVIVASGVVEILLGASLVVLTRWRVLLGWSAAAFFIMIFPGNLSQFVTHTNAFGLDSDLARGVRLLFQPVLVVWALWCTGAWAAFRS; translated from the coding sequence ATGGCGACGAACGTAAAGCTGTCCCTCGCCCGCCACGGTGCGCGCGTAGTGCTCGGCGCCTTCCTAGTCTTTGCCGGGATCAGCCATCTGACCTTTGCGCGCGACACGTTTCGCGCCCAGGTGCCGCACTGGCTTCCGCTCGACGCCGACTTCGTCATCGTGGCTTCCGGGGTCGTGGAGATCCTGCTAGGCGCGAGCCTCGTGGTGCTGACGCGGTGGCGAGTGCTCCTCGGATGGAGCGCCGCCGCCTTCTTCATCATGATATTCCCTGGCAACCTCTCTCAATTCGTCACCCATACAAATGCTTTCGGATTGGACTCCGATCTCGCGCGTGGCGTGCGACTGCTGTTTCAGCCCGTCCTTGTCGTGTGGGCGCTGTGGTGCACCGGGGCATGGGCTGCCTTTCGCAGCTAG
- a CDS encoding class I SAM-dependent methyltransferase, with product MAASWSNRVKFALAGEILEAANPLLPGHPHRRVVDLVADSGSSPRVLELCAGTGYASRLLARLRPDSSIVGIDVSPEMISVGRKKLRAQRVSNVDLQVGDIAALPFDDNSFDAVMAVFGLHEVPEPARSAGIAESMRLLRPGGVFATVDLDRPPPPAGLLSDVYLAVMEPQHAKDVCGDGLSRMLTAAGFDVTYHRGARGLGMAQTVLATS from the coding sequence ATGGCGGCATCCTGGAGTAACCGCGTGAAGTTCGCGCTGGCCGGCGAAATTCTCGAGGCGGCGAACCCGCTTCTACCCGGCCACCCCCACCGTCGCGTCGTGGATCTCGTCGCCGATTCGGGCTCGTCGCCGCGGGTCCTGGAGCTTTGTGCGGGCACGGGCTATGCGTCGCGGCTGTTGGCGCGCCTGCGGCCCGACAGCTCGATCGTCGGAATCGATGTCTCGCCGGAGATGATCAGCGTCGGCCGTAAAAAGCTTCGCGCCCAGCGTGTTTCGAACGTCGATTTGCAAGTCGGCGACATCGCCGCGTTACCGTTCGACGACAACTCGTTCGACGCGGTGATGGCGGTGTTCGGGTTACACGAAGTGCCGGAGCCGGCACGCAGCGCGGGCATCGCCGAGTCGATGCGCCTGCTGCGGCCCGGTGGCGTGTTCGCCACCGTCGATCTCGATCGGCCGCCGCCCCCGGCGGGTCTGCTGAGCGATGTCTACCTTGCCGTGATGGAACCGCAGCACGCCAAGGACGTCTGCGGCGATGGCCTTTCCCGGATGCTCACCGCCGCTGGGTTCGATGTGACGTATCACCGCGGTGCTCGGGGCCTGGGGATGGCTCAAACGGTGCTTGCGACAAGCTGA